AAATGATACCCATAAATGACTCAAACAATTAATTTTGCACTAAGCTAGCAAAATTATTAAAAATTATCAATCAGAGTACTTGATTAATTTGCACTTGCTAACTATTTCTTTATACAAATTAATTTTTCTTAGAATATAATGAGTAAGCAGGATTACTATCAAACTTTAGGCGTATCTAAGTCCGCAAGCAAAGAAGAACTTAAAAAAGCATACAGAAAACTTGCAATGCAATATCACCCCGATCGCAATCAAGGTGACAAGGAAGCTGAAAAAAAATTCAAAGAAATTAATGAAGCTTATGAAATTCTAAAAGATGATGATAAAAAAGCTGCTTACGACAGATTCGGTCATTCGGCTTTCCAAAATGGGGGTGGAGGAGGAGCCGGCAGCAGAGGAAACGGAGGAGGGTTTGACTATTCCGGAGACTTTTCCGATCTTAATGATTTATTCGGCGGAATATTTAATGAATTCATGGGCGGAGGCGCACGGACTGCTAGCAGAGACATCGGGCGAGGTTCCGATTTAAGATACAATCTGAGCATTTCATTAGAAGAAGCTTATTCGGGCGCTAAGCAAAACATTAAATATAAAACTGCGGTTAAGTGCGAGACTTGCAGCGGCAAAGGAAGTAAGAGCGGCAATGTTGCAAATTGCTCGACTTGTAACGGAAGTGGGAGAATTAGGGCACAACAAGGCTTCTTTACGGTTGAAAGAACATGTCATACATGTTCTGGTACCGGTAAGATTATTAAGGATCCTTGCACAAGCTG
The endosymbiont of Acanthamoeba sp. UWC8 DNA segment above includes these coding regions:
- the dnaJ gene encoding molecular chaperone DnaJ — encoded protein: MSKQDYYQTLGVSKSASKEELKKAYRKLAMQYHPDRNQGDKEAEKKFKEINEAYEILKDDDKKAAYDRFGHSAFQNGGGGGAGSRGNGGGFDYSGDFSDLNDLFGGIFNEFMGGGARTASRDIGRGSDLRYNLSISLEEAYSGAKQNIKYKTAVKCETCSGKGSKSGNVANCSTCNGSGRIRAQQGFFTVERTCHTCSGTGKIIKDPCTSCRGEGRVIKEKTILVNIPAGVEDGMRIRVANEGEAGLRNAPSGDLYIFVSIKNHKFFEREGYQLFCSIPIKMTTAALGGVLEVPTLDGKSAKITIPQGTQSGTQFRLKGKGMPIMKTPGHGDLIVKVIVEIPVKLSKKQKELLEEFEKENSSGCNPQTESFFAKVKGLWDDLKS